CTGGGTTGGGTCATCAACCTGTTTCAGCGCGGCGCGGCGTCGATGACGCGACTCCTCGACGTGCTCGACGCGAAGCCGGCGCTCGAGGAGCCGGAGCATCCGCGCACGCTGCCGCCGACGCGCGGCGGACGCGGCATCGAGTTCGTCAACGTCGGCTTCCACTATCCGGCGCACGCGGACGGAGAGCCGCGCTGGGTGCTTCGCAACGTAAGCTTCACGGTTCCGGCGGGTGCGACGATCGGGGTGGTCGGTGCGACGGCGAGCGGCAAGAGCGCGTTGATGGACCTCGTGCCGCGCCTCTTCGACCCGCAGGAGGGTGAGATTCGAATCGACGGAGTGCCGACTCGAGAGCTCGACCTCGCGACCCTGCGTCGAGAGATAGGCTACGTGCCACAAGAGAGCTTTCTCTTCTCCGACACGATCGCGAGCAATCTCGCCTACGCGGACACGAGCGACGCCGACGGGCGCTGGGCCGCCGACGTCGCACAGCTCGGCGACACGATCGAGGCTTTCCCCGGCGGGTACGACACCGTACTCGGCGAACGCGGGATCAACCTGTCGGGCGGCCAAAAGCAGCGCGCCGCGCTGGCGAGAGCGCTCGCCCGGCGGCCCGCCATCGTGCTCCTCGACGATGCGCTGTCGGCAGTGGACACGCACACCGAAGCTGAGATATTACGGTCACTTCGCGAGGCCTTGAGCGGACGAACCGCGATGATCGCCTCCCATCGAGTCAGCGCGATTCGGGACGCGACGTGGATCATCGTGCTGGACGAAGGCCGGGTCGTCGAGCAGGGTAAGCACGCGGAGCTCTTGGCGGCCGGGGGCCGGTATTGGTCGCTCCTGAGCCGGCAGCAGCTCGAGGACTCCATCGATGAGGAGCCGGGGGATGGAGGTGGTACGGGGGGAGGACAAAATGGCCTGACGGACCCCGAGTTGGCAGACGCGATTCCAAGAGGTAATGTCAACGCATGAGCCGGGTTGAATCCGCAGCAGACATCCGATCGCCAATGACCGCACCGACGAGCGCAGAGGCGCGACTCGCCGCGCTTCAGACGCGCTTCGAGGAGGCGATGCTGCAAATCGCCGAGCTTCGTACGCGCGACAAACTCAAGACGCAGTTCCTCGCCAACATCTCCCACGACCTCCGCACGCCGCTCACCGCGGTGATCACGCACGCCGAGATTCTCCGCGACGGCATTCTGGGCGATCTGTCGCCCAGGCAACTCGAGAGCGTGAACGGCATCATTCATGGCGGACGTCAGCTGCTCGATCAAGTCGGCGAGATTCTCACCTACGCGCGCGGCGCGGCCGACCAGTTGGCGATCATCCCGACGCGCTTCACGGTTCGCGAGGTGCTCGAACAGGCGAGCGCTCTCAACGAGTCGCTGCTCAAGAAAAAGCGACTGACGCTCTTCGTCGAAGCCGACGCCGGCGTGCCGGTAGTGACCGCCGACCGCGAGAAGATCGCGCACGTCGTCGGCAACTTGCTCGGCAACGCGATCGAGTTCACGGCCGCCGGCGGCCGCGTCTGGCTGAAGGCGTGTTTGGCGAGCGGCGAGCCGGTGCAATCGGTGATGGTGGAAGTCGGCGACACGGGTGTCGGCATCGCGCCAGAGCACCACGACCTCATCTTCCGCGAGTTCGCCCAGGTCGACGCGACGCCCTCGCGTCCGCACCACGGCACCGGGCTCGGGCTCACGATCGCGCGCAAGCTCGTCGAGATGCATGGCGGCCGCATCTGGGTCGAAAGCCGACTCGGCGCCGGCAGCCGGTTCTTTTTCACCGTGCCTGTCACGCCGCCTCGCGCCGATTGAGTCCCAGGTGGCGTAATACTTTCGTAGCGCCTTGTCGGCCCTTACGACTAGGGACTACGGATTTCGCGGATTGGGCGGAGTATCGCGGAAAAAGCAAAAAGTATTCTTTAAAACAAAGAGCGTTTTTCCGCGAAATCCCTTCATTCCGCGAAATCGGTGCAGTACCAATTGGTACAGCTACACAGGCCAATACGCGGACCGTACGGAAGAGGAATCATGTACGCACCCGCGAGTAGAGACAGCACGTGGCGCCGCACATATTGATCGTCGAGGACAACGAGCACGTGACGACGGCGCTCCAGATTCTGCTGGAGACGGTGCCGTGGCGTGTATCGGTGGCGGATTCGATCGAGAGCGCGTTGGCGGTGACGCGGAGTGATCCGCCGTCGGTGGCCTTGTTGGATCTGACGCTTCCGGACGGCGACGGGTTGTTGCTCGCGGAGCCGCTCAAGAATTCGGGTACAAAAAGGATCGTCGTCCTGACCGGGCACGACGATCGAGAGACTCGGCAGCGGTGCCTCGACGCCGGATGCTCGGACGTGTTGGTAAAGCCGGTCTCGGTGCGTGACCTGATCGACCGCAGCCGGGACTGGATCGCCGAGCTACAGTAGCTGTTTGAGGGCGTTGGGCGTCCAGCCCTGCAAGACGCCGGTGAGCACCGACATGTAGTCGCTGATCATCAGGACCGCGACCAAGACGAGGACCGCGCCGGCGACGCGGCTGACCCAGAAAATGTGGCCGCGGACGATCGCGAAGGCGGCGAGGAACCGTTCCACGGCGACGGCCGCCAACACGAATGGAACCGCCAAGCCGAGCGAATAGGCACCGAGCAGCGCGACGCCGCGCGACACCTGCGCTTGGGTCGCCGCGTAGGTGAGGATGCTGCCCAGGATGGGTCCGATGCACGGCGTCCACCCGGCCCCAAACGCGATTCCGACCAGCACCGTCCCGAAGTAGCCGAGCGGTTTGTCTGTGAGATGGATCCGGCGCTCTCGAGCGAAGATGCCTAGGTTGAAGACGCCGAGCAGGTACAGGCCGAAGGCGAGGACCAGCACTCCGCCGACCCGACTGATCCAGACCCGATACGTGACGAGCAGGCGACCGATGAGCGTGGCCGAAGCGCCGAGGGCGAGGAAGATGATCGAGAAGCCGGCGACGAAGAGCAACGCGTGGACGACGGTCGTGCGCCGCGCGCGGTTGGCGTCGTCGAGCGAGAGTCCCGTGATGAAAGTGATGTAGCTCGGAATGAGCGGAAGCACGCAAGGCGAGAGAAAGCTCGCGAGCCCGGCGCCGAACGCGATCGCCACACCGACGGTGCCTGCCAATCGTCCCCCCGAGGCGGATGGCGTGCCGCTGAACGCGGGCACGCCTCACGTGGACGGCGCGCCTCGTGTAGAAAGGCGGCGTCCGTCGCGACTGTTGAAGTGGTATTTCGCCCTCAAATATCGCGTCTTCCGCCGGGAGCGGCGACCTCGCGACGAACGTCGTGGCCTCGTCATGCTCCAGATCGACGCGCTGGCGTACGCCGAGCTGCGTCGCGCGATCGAGCTCGGGTACTGCCCGACGATCGAGCAAATGGTGCGCGAGGAAGGGTACACGTTGCGCGGCTGGTTCTGCGGGCTCCCGTCGGCGACGCCCTACTGCCAGGCCGGATTCTTCCACGGCGAGAACGACGGGATTCCGGCGTTCCGCTTCTACGACAAGGCAGAGCAGCGCGTCATCACGTGCAACACGCCGGCGGGCGTGCAGTACATCCGCGACCGCATCACCGCGCCCGGCGCGCTGGCGGGCGGATCGAGCTACGTGAACTTGCTCGACGGCGACGCCCAGAACGTCGCGTTCACCGTCGCGACGCGCGCACAGACGTCCGTCTTCGCGCGGCTCGGCGGGTGGCGCATGGCGATGCTCATGCTCATCCACCCGATCCGCGTGCTGCGCATGGGCGTTCAGGCCGCGCTCGAGTGGCTGCGCGAGGACTATGAGCGCAGCATCGCGGAACTGACGGGACGACGGACGCACAGTGAAGGACTCTTTCCGTTCATCCGCGTGCTCACGGGCGTGATCGTGCGCGAGCTGCAAACGATGGCCGTGCTGCTCGACGTCTACCTCGGTGTGCCGGTCATCTACAGCACGTTCATGCAGTATGACGAGCTGGGACATCACTTCGGTCCGGCGAGTTTCCAAGCGCTGCGCGATCTGCGACGCACGGACGCGCGCATCCGCGAGATCCGTCGAATGATCCGCAACGCCGGTGGACGCCAGTACGATCTCGTGATTCTCTCCGACCACGGGATGACGCCGTCGGTGAGCTACCGCGTGCGCTTCGGCGAGACGCTCGGCACGACGGTCGAGCACATCCTGCAGCGCGACGCGGCGCGGACGGGTGAGCGGGCGTTGAGCTCGAGCACCAGCTTCGCCCAGGACGGCGAGTACGCCGACATGAGCGCGCGCGTCGTTGACGCCGTGGCCGAGGCGACGCCGGAGCGGCATCGCACGGTGCGTGGAATCATTCTGCGGGCGCGGGATTGGGTGCGGAGCAAGTACGGCCTTCGCGAGCTGATCCTGCCCGAGAAGTACCGCGTCGAGGCGGGACACGACGTCGTCGTCACGTACAGCTCCGACCTGGCGCTGTTGTACTTCGCCGACGACCCGCGCCCGCTCGACATCGACCAGATCGCCGACGACCGCCGGAAGGCCGCGCTGTACGATGCCCTGCTCGACCACCCGGGCGTCGGGCTGCTGGCGGCGCGAAACGGAACCGCGGTCCACGTGGAGAGTAGGACAGGTCGCGCGATTCTCGACGACGGGGTGACCCGCGTGATCGAAGGCGCGAACCCTCTCGAGCCCTACGGGACTTCTTCTCTCGTGATTCGCGCGCTCGAACGACTCGTTTCCCAACCGAACACCGGCGATCTCACGATCTTCGGGGCCTACGACGGATACGAGATCGTTTCGTTCGACGATCAGATTGGCGCGCACGGCGCGGCGGGCGGAAACCAGTTGCACCCGTTCCTGATCGGTCCGCCGG
The sequence above is drawn from the Gemmatimonadaceae bacterium genome and encodes:
- a CDS encoding ABC transporter ATP-binding protein, which encodes MVTGVVLVVTSAAFASTGPWFLRRALDGIRAGAPLRSIWLLGAAMIGVSLIGGVGRFWMRELLNGMSRWIEYDLRNDLFRNLERLDATYYSRVRTGDLMARLTNDLSAVRMAAGPAVMYLTNTIAGGAFALAFMVYISPGLTAAAALPMALLPLLGILIGRRIHARFEAVQSHFSDLTTLAQENLAGVRIVRAFRQERAEIARFAAANEEYLERNMALARLYGAMQPGFSILAGLGMVSVVGVGGVLVLRGSITVGSFVAFGLYLGMLTWPLIALGWVINLFQRGAASMTRLLDVLDAKPALEEPEHPRTLPPTRGGRGIEFVNVGFHYPAHADGEPRWVLRNVSFTVPAGATIGVVGATASGKSALMDLVPRLFDPQEGEIRIDGVPTRELDLATLRREIGYVPQESFLFSDTIASNLAYADTSDADGRWAADVAQLGDTIEAFPGGYDTVLGERGINLSGGQKQRAALARALARRPAIVLLDDALSAVDTHTEAEILRSLREALSGRTAMIASHRVSAIRDATWIIVLDEGRVVEQGKHAELLAAGGRYWSLLSRQQLEDSIDEEPGDGGGTGGGQNGLTDPELADAIPRGNVNA
- a CDS encoding HAMP domain-containing sensor histidine kinase, which translates into the protein MTAPTSAEARLAALQTRFEEAMLQIAELRTRDKLKTQFLANISHDLRTPLTAVITHAEILRDGILGDLSPRQLESVNGIIHGGRQLLDQVGEILTYARGAADQLAIIPTRFTVREVLEQASALNESLLKKKRLTLFVEADAGVPVVTADREKIAHVVGNLLGNAIEFTAAGGRVWLKACLASGEPVQSVMVEVGDTGVGIAPEHHDLIFREFAQVDATPSRPHHGTGLGLTIARKLVEMHGGRIWVESRLGAGSRFFFTVPVTPPRAD
- a CDS encoding response regulator — protein: MAPHILIVEDNEHVTTALQILLETVPWRVSVADSIESALAVTRSDPPSVALLDLTLPDGDGLLLAEPLKNSGTKRIVVLTGHDDRETRQRCLDAGCSDVLVKPVSVRDLIDRSRDWIAELQ
- a CDS encoding cytochrome c biogenesis protein CcdA, with translation MAGTVGVAIAFGAGLASFLSPCVLPLIPSYITFITGLSLDDANRARRTTVVHALLFVAGFSIIFLALGASATLIGRLLVTYRVWISRVGGVLVLAFGLYLLGVFNLGIFARERRIHLTDKPLGYFGTVLVGIAFGAGWTPCIGPILGSILTYAATQAQVSRGVALLGAYSLGLAVPFVLAAVAVERFLAAFAIVRGHIFWVSRVAGAVLVLVAVLMISDYMSVLTGVLQGWTPNALKQLL
- a CDS encoding carboxypeptidase-like regulatory domain-containing protein, translating into MPANRPPEADGVPLNAGTPHVDGAPRVERRRPSRLLKWYFALKYRVFRRERRPRDERRGLVMLQIDALAYAELRRAIELGYCPTIEQMVREEGYTLRGWFCGLPSATPYCQAGFFHGENDGIPAFRFYDKAEQRVITCNTPAGVQYIRDRITAPGALAGGSSYVNLLDGDAQNVAFTVATRAQTSVFARLGGWRMAMLMLIHPIRVLRMGVQAALEWLREDYERSIAELTGRRTHSEGLFPFIRVLTGVIVRELQTMAVLLDVYLGVPVIYSTFMQYDELGHHFGPASFQALRDLRRTDARIREIRRMIRNAGGRQYDLVILSDHGMTPSVSYRVRFGETLGTTVEHILQRDAARTGERALSSSTSFAQDGEYADMSARVVDAVAEATPERHRTVRGIILRARDWVRSKYGLRELILPEKYRVEAGHDVVVTYSSDLALLYFADDPRPLDIDQIADDRRKAALYDALLDHPGVGLLAARNGTAVHVESRTGRAILDDGVTRVIEGANPLEPYGTSSLVIRALERLVSQPNTGDLTIFGAYDGYEIVSFDDQIGAHGAAGGNQLHPFLIGPPALDLDRQTIDDPRDVHRVILSKYVTTAALAFVCLAFGGMGESLRAQQPARRDTTGVIAGRVVDAERGERRAGTAVSVVGTTQGAIADSDGRFVIRAVAAGDRTIRAHLLGYATLDRAVVVRAGDTTRIELRLQAEAQVLNAVKTEARPIDRELFDSRPAVGTVQITARAAEGVPKLGDPDVLRIVQLLPGVEARNDFSTGFNVRGGEADQNLILLDGYPIYNPFHVGGLFSTFIDPTVGDITLMTGGFPARYGSRLSSVLDVHSAEEPRAG